Proteins encoded together in one Thermococcus gammatolerans EJ3 window:
- a CDS encoding NAD(P)/FAD-dependent oxidoreductase, protein MKTKVAIIGAGISGASIARVLSRYENLEVHLIEKAPDVGWGVSKANTALIHGGYDDDPEKYPTRAKLCIRGNKLWHQWVKELEIPHVWNGALIVATKDEDFDELERLLERGRKNGVPEMRIVDRDELFHLEPNLTREAIGALWVPIVGQIGPIPAVIAITENAVANGVKTHLETEVTGIKVENGEVKGVETKDGFIEADIIINAAGLYADKIARMAGIDYFEIHPRKGEYWIFDDDVPGPKRVLFPTPTPISKGIVVTTEISGHLMIGPNAQDLPPEEKENLATTKEGLEQVWEGAKKLWPQLPPRSKVIRTFAGLRPEPTGGDFIIKAEEEVWGFISVAGIRSPGLTSAPAIAYEVAEIIKRDLGIELKEKEKWNPYRKEISHFFTMTPEQVNEAIKKNPAYGKIVCRCNNVSEGDILEAIERMKFIGVKTPSVDSVKFRTKATTGTCQGSFCRPKIVQLLAREYGVEPWKVTLKGKGSEIGIGDVKVLLRGDA, encoded by the coding sequence ATGAAGACGAAAGTCGCTATAATAGGGGCTGGAATCAGCGGGGCGAGCATAGCGAGGGTTCTCAGCAGGTACGAGAACCTCGAAGTCCACCTGATAGAGAAGGCCCCGGACGTCGGCTGGGGAGTGAGCAAGGCCAACACAGCTCTGATTCACGGTGGCTACGACGACGACCCCGAGAAGTATCCCACGAGGGCGAAGCTGTGCATAAGGGGGAACAAGCTCTGGCACCAGTGGGTCAAGGAGCTTGAGATTCCGCACGTCTGGAACGGGGCCCTGATAGTCGCAACGAAGGATGAGGACTTTGACGAGCTCGAGAGGCTTTTAGAGCGCGGAAGGAAGAATGGCGTCCCCGAGATGAGAATCGTTGATAGGGATGAGCTCTTCCACCTTGAGCCAAACCTCACGAGGGAAGCGATTGGAGCTTTATGGGTTCCAATAGTGGGCCAAATTGGGCCGATTCCAGCCGTTATTGCGATAACCGAGAACGCCGTTGCGAACGGTGTGAAGACGCACCTCGAGACGGAGGTTACTGGCATAAAAGTCGAGAACGGCGAGGTTAAGGGCGTTGAGACGAAGGACGGCTTCATCGAGGCTGATATCATCATCAACGCCGCTGGTCTTTACGCTGACAAGATAGCAAGGATGGCCGGCATAGACTACTTCGAAATCCACCCGAGAAAAGGTGAGTACTGGATTTTTGACGACGACGTTCCCGGGCCGAAGCGCGTCCTCTTTCCGACGCCGACGCCGATAAGCAAGGGAATAGTTGTGACCACCGAGATTTCTGGCCATCTGATGATAGGGCCGAACGCCCAGGATTTACCGCCCGAGGAGAAAGAAAACCTCGCCACGACCAAGGAGGGCCTTGAGCAGGTCTGGGAGGGAGCCAAGAAGCTCTGGCCGCAGCTGCCCCCAAGAAGCAAGGTAATCAGGACCTTTGCAGGTCTGAGGCCCGAGCCGACTGGAGGGGACTTCATAATCAAAGCCGAGGAAGAGGTCTGGGGCTTCATCAGCGTCGCTGGAATACGCTCACCCGGCCTGACGAGCGCCCCTGCGATAGCCTATGAGGTAGCGGAGATTATAAAGCGCGACCTTGGAATCGAGCTGAAGGAAAAGGAGAAGTGGAACCCCTACAGGAAGGAAATCAGCCACTTCTTCACCATGACACCCGAGCAGGTGAACGAGGCTATCAAGAAGAACCCCGCTTACGGAAAGATAGTGTGCCGCTGTAACAACGTCAGCGAGGGCGACATCCTTGAGGCCATAGAGAGGATGAAGTTCATAGGCGTTAAAACGCCGAGTGTTGATTCCGTCAAGTTCAGGACTAAAGCCACAACGGGAACCTGCCAGGGAAGCTTCTGCAGGCCGAAAATTGTCCAGCTTCTTGCCAGGGAATACGGAGTAGAGCCCTGGAAAGTTACGCTGAAGGGTAAGGGAAGCGAGATTGGAATAGGAGACGTCAAGGTTCTCCTCAGGGGGGATGCCTGA
- a CDS encoding NAD(P)/FAD-dependent oxidoreductase, which produces MFPEIPMLSYDVVVVGGGPAGMAAAIRAKELGLKVLLLDENDYLGGILPQCIHPGFGLHYYREELTGPEFASRLAKRLVELGVEYRTAARVLEIKNYSDLEKVVIFTSPSGAYQVWAKAVIYAAGARERHAFEIGIVGDRVSGIYTAGEAQTLMDLYGIMPGKEIVIVGSGDVGLIMARRFALEGAKVKAVVELMPYPGGLARNVMILKDFNIPLYLSHKVVEVRGKGRVERVKVVRVDENLNEIPGSEFWIEADTLIISAGLVPSVKKLKKIGVEIDPATGGPVVNDRLETSVPGIFVAGNSLLINDLVDYVAEQGELAAEGAKEFIENGGIESRKWVKVEKGENVRLIAPHYLSGDRDVYLYLRVSKPMEDVELRIPEIGKRMKLPVVKPAEMLRIKLKAEEIRKAERLTVEVVKA; this is translated from the coding sequence ATGTTCCCGGAGATTCCGATGCTGAGCTACGACGTCGTTGTGGTCGGTGGCGGTCCTGCAGGAATGGCGGCCGCGATTAGAGCCAAAGAACTCGGGCTAAAGGTTTTGCTCCTCGACGAGAACGACTATCTCGGAGGAATACTCCCCCAGTGCATTCACCCCGGCTTCGGCCTGCACTACTACAGAGAGGAGCTGACAGGACCCGAGTTTGCTTCGCGCCTCGCGAAGAGGCTGGTCGAGCTTGGCGTGGAGTACAGAACGGCCGCGAGGGTTCTCGAGATTAAAAACTACTCCGACCTCGAAAAGGTCGTAATCTTCACATCGCCGAGCGGAGCCTATCAGGTCTGGGCGAAGGCGGTAATCTACGCCGCGGGAGCTCGCGAAAGACACGCCTTCGAGATTGGAATCGTCGGCGACAGGGTTTCGGGAATCTACACGGCAGGAGAGGCCCAGACGCTGATGGACCTCTATGGCATAATGCCCGGTAAGGAGATAGTCATCGTGGGTTCGGGCGACGTTGGCTTGATAATGGCGCGTCGCTTTGCCCTTGAGGGCGCGAAGGTCAAGGCCGTTGTCGAGCTGATGCCCTATCCAGGTGGCCTGGCAAGGAACGTCATGATTCTGAAGGATTTCAATATTCCTCTCTACCTGAGCCACAAGGTCGTGGAAGTCCGCGGAAAGGGCCGCGTTGAGCGGGTAAAGGTTGTCAGGGTCGACGAAAACCTCAACGAAATTCCCGGAAGCGAGTTCTGGATTGAGGCGGATACGTTGATAATATCTGCAGGTCTCGTCCCGAGCGTCAAGAAACTGAAAAAGATAGGGGTTGAGATTGACCCCGCAACGGGCGGACCGGTCGTGAACGACAGGCTGGAAACCAGCGTCCCCGGAATATTCGTTGCAGGGAACTCGCTCCTGATAAACGACCTCGTTGACTACGTTGCCGAGCAGGGCGAATTAGCGGCGGAAGGTGCGAAGGAGTTCATCGAGAACGGGGGAATCGAGAGCAGGAAGTGGGTTAAGGTAGAGAAGGGTGAAAACGTCCGCCTGATTGCGCCCCACTACCTCAGCGGCGACAGGGACGTTTACCTCTACCTGCGCGTGTCCAAGCCGATGGAGGACGTCGAGCTCAGGATTCCAGAGATAGGCAAGAGAATGAAGCTCCCCGT